In a single window of the Actinomycetota bacterium genome:
- the mmuM gene encoding homocysteine S-methyltransferase, which translates to MELVGDPFTVLDGGLSTALELLGHDVGGELWTARLLLVQPNAIVEAHASYVAAGAEVLITASYQASVQGFERAGASRTDALRALTSTTRLARAGAARTGADVLVAASCGPYGAILADRSEYHGRYEATWGEVRRFHRERLAVLAATEPDLFAVETIPTRVEAEIVLEELLAHPGARAWVSFVCPDGTHTGGGDELAAAVTMAVGSPQVVAVGVNCTAPEHVEELLHSAGGVTDLPLIAYANFGTPGRPPTFDDDLDARLDRWLEARARLVGGCCGVGPASIAALADEKRRRGA; encoded by the coding sequence GTGGAGCTCGTCGGCGACCCGTTCACCGTCCTCGACGGCGGGTTGTCCACCGCGCTCGAGCTGCTCGGCCACGACGTCGGCGGCGAGCTGTGGACGGCGCGGCTGCTGCTCGTCCAGCCCAACGCGATCGTCGAGGCGCACGCGTCTTACGTCGCGGCCGGCGCCGAGGTGCTGATCACCGCCAGCTACCAGGCGAGCGTTCAGGGCTTCGAGCGCGCGGGCGCGTCGCGAACCGATGCCCTGCGGGCGTTGACCAGCACCACCCGCCTCGCCCGGGCGGGCGCGGCACGCACCGGCGCCGACGTACTCGTGGCCGCGTCCTGTGGTCCCTACGGTGCGATCCTCGCCGATCGCAGCGAGTACCACGGCCGCTACGAGGCGACGTGGGGCGAGGTGCGCCGCTTCCACCGTGAACGCCTCGCCGTGCTCGCCGCGACCGAGCCCGACCTGTTCGCGGTCGAGACCATCCCCACCCGGGTCGAGGCCGAGATCGTGCTCGAAGAGCTGCTGGCCCACCCCGGTGCGCGGGCATGGGTGTCCTTCGTGTGCCCGGACGGCACCCACACCGGCGGTGGGGACGAACTCGCGGCGGCGGTGACGATGGCGGTCGGCAGCCCGCAGGTGGTCGCTGTCGGCGTCAACTGCACCGCGCCCGAACACGTCGAGGAGCTGCTCCATTCGGCGGGAGGCGTCACCGACCTGCCCCTCATCGCCTACGCGAACTTCGGCACGCCCGGGCGACCGCCCACCTTCGACGACGATCTCGACGCCCGGCTGGACCGCTGGTTGGAGGCCCGAGCTCGCCTCGTCGGCGGGTGTTGCGGCGTCGGCCCGGCGAGCATCGCCGCGCTGGCGGACGAGAAGCGCCGCCGGGGCGCCTAG
- the trpE gene encoding anthranilate synthase component I yields MSELRVRPDRAEFRALAAGHTVVPVWVELLADLETPVAAYAKLVGDRTGFLLESVEHGERWSRFSFVGRDPQATLVLHDGRLDVEGAVPAGVPRDKGMLAALEALLQVYRSPILPELPPLQGGVMGYLGYDVVREVERLPDVPPDDRHLPDAVMSVIGSLAAFDHWRQRVYMIESVPVLGLGGEALDAAYDNAARRVLAAVDDLARPLPYVPVEPPEADETLPDVKSSMGGGIYQQAVEVAKEYVRAGDIFQVVLAQRYSLQLDADPFDVYRVLRQVNPSPYMYYLRHPAVTIVGSSPEPMVQLLGGRVFSRPIAGTRRRGRDDDHDRRLAGELRENPKEVAEHVMLVDLARNDVGRVAEFGSMHVDELMTLERYSHVMHLTSQVSGALVEGKGPIDVLRATFPAGTVSGAPKVRAMEIIDELEPVKRGPYAGVVGYVDFSGNLDTAIAIRTMFVGPTGAYLQAGAGIVADSSPDDEDLECRNKAAALLAAVPAARRMTAKRNEHGTSA; encoded by the coding sequence ATGAGCGAGCTGCGCGTACGGCCCGACCGGGCCGAGTTCCGCGCCCTCGCCGCCGGGCACACGGTGGTTCCGGTGTGGGTCGAGTTGCTGGCCGACCTCGAGACCCCCGTCGCCGCTTACGCGAAGCTCGTCGGCGACCGCACCGGGTTCCTGTTGGAGAGCGTCGAGCACGGCGAGCGCTGGAGCCGGTTCTCGTTCGTCGGGCGCGATCCGCAGGCCACGCTCGTGCTGCACGACGGGCGACTCGATGTGGAAGGCGCGGTGCCGGCGGGCGTGCCTCGTGACAAGGGCATGCTCGCTGCGCTCGAGGCGCTGCTGCAGGTGTACCGCAGCCCGATCCTGCCCGAGCTGCCCCCGCTGCAGGGCGGGGTGATGGGTTACCTCGGCTACGACGTCGTGCGTGAGGTGGAGCGCCTGCCCGACGTGCCCCCCGACGACCGCCACCTGCCCGATGCCGTGATGAGCGTGATCGGATCCCTCGCGGCGTTCGACCACTGGCGCCAGCGGGTCTACATGATCGAGAGCGTGCCGGTGCTCGGCCTCGGCGGCGAGGCGCTCGACGCGGCCTACGACAACGCTGCGCGCCGGGTGCTCGCCGCCGTCGACGACCTGGCTCGCCCGCTTCCGTACGTGCCGGTGGAGCCACCCGAGGCCGACGAGACGCTGCCCGACGTCAAGAGCTCGATGGGCGGGGGGATCTACCAGCAGGCGGTCGAGGTGGCCAAGGAGTACGTGAGGGCGGGCGACATCTTCCAGGTGGTGCTCGCCCAGCGCTACTCGCTGCAGCTCGATGCCGACCCGTTCGACGTCTACCGCGTGCTGCGCCAGGTGAACCCGAGTCCGTACATGTACTACCTGCGCCACCCCGCGGTCACGATCGTCGGCAGCTCACCGGAGCCGATGGTGCAGCTGCTCGGCGGCAGGGTGTTCTCGCGCCCGATCGCCGGCACGCGTCGGCGGGGCCGCGACGACGACCACGACCGCAGGCTGGCGGGAGAGCTGCGCGAGAACCCGAAGGAGGTCGCCGAACACGTGATGCTCGTCGACCTCGCTCGCAACGACGTCGGGCGCGTCGCCGAGTTCGGCTCGATGCACGTCGACGAGCTGATGACGCTCGAGCGCTACAGCCATGTGATGCACCTCACGTCGCAGGTATCGGGTGCACTCGTCGAGGGCAAGGGTCCGATCGACGTGCTGCGGGCGACGTTCCCCGCCGGCACGGTCAGCGGTGCGCCGAAGGTCCGCGCGATGGAGATCATCGACGAGCTGGAGCCGGTGAAGCGGGGGCCCTACGCCGGGGTCGTCGGTTACGTCGACTTCAGCGGCAACCTCGACACGGCGATAGCCATCCGCACCATGTTCGTCGGCCCGACCGGCGCATACCTGCAGGCCGGCGCAGGCATCGTGGCCGACTCGAGCCCCGACGACGAAGACCTCGAGTGCCGCAACAAGGCCGCGGCGCTGCTCGCGGCGGTTCCCGCGGCCCGGCGGATGACCGCGAAGCGCAACGAGCACGGAACTTCGGCCTGA
- the hisI gene encoding phosphoribosyl-AMP cyclohydrolase: protein MRIDPTPGQLASVRFDANGLVAAIAQDVVTKDVLMMAWMNADSLAQTFAEGTMVYWSRSRQELWRKGDTSGDRQLVREAYYDCDGDTLLFLVEQLGRGACHTGARTCFYRSFGEATAPEHEPSG, encoded by the coding sequence GTGAGGATCGACCCGACGCCTGGCCAGTTGGCGAGCGTCCGCTTCGACGCCAACGGCCTCGTCGCCGCGATCGCGCAGGACGTCGTCACCAAAGACGTGCTGATGATGGCGTGGATGAACGCCGACAGCCTCGCCCAGACGTTCGCCGAGGGGACGATGGTCTACTGGAGCCGCAGCCGCCAGGAGCTGTGGCGCAAGGGCGATACCAGCGGCGACCGCCAGCTGGTGCGTGAGGCCTACTACGACTGCGACGGCGACACGCTGCTGTTCCTGGTCGAACAGCTCGGCCGCGGTGCGTGCCACACCGGCGCGCGGACCTGCTTCTACCGCAGCTTCGGCGAGGCGACGGCGCCCGAGCACGAGCCCTCCGGATGA
- the hisB gene encoding imidazoleglycerol-phosphate dehydratase HisB → MNRPTSPPRRASRSRATRETSVEITVDLDGRGTTAVSTGIPFYDHMLDQLGRHGGFDLTVAASGDLHIDTHHTVEDVAIALGEAFAEALGDKAGVRRFASGLYPLDEALVEVALDLSGRPFVVWEVDLPECLPLGDPAFDPQLAEHAVTSFAMAAGITLHVTSRRGRNVHHIVEATFKGLARCLRDAVRVEGTGVPSTKGVL, encoded by the coding sequence ATGAATCGACCAACCTCGCCGCCCCGGCGCGCCAGCCGCAGCCGCGCCACCCGGGAGACGTCGGTGGAGATCACCGTCGACCTCGACGGCCGCGGGACCACCGCCGTCAGCACCGGCATCCCGTTCTACGACCACATGCTCGACCAGCTCGGGCGCCACGGCGGGTTCGATCTGACGGTGGCCGCGAGCGGCGACCTGCACATCGACACGCACCACACCGTCGAGGACGTGGCTATCGCGCTCGGTGAAGCCTTCGCCGAGGCGCTCGGCGACAAGGCGGGGGTGCGCAGGTTCGCGAGCGGCCTCTACCCGCTCGACGAGGCGTTGGTCGAGGTCGCGCTCGACCTGTCCGGCCGCCCGTTCGTGGTGTGGGAGGTGGACCTGCCCGAATGCCTGCCGCTCGGCGACCCGGCGTTCGACCCCCAGCTCGCCGAGCACGCCGTCACGTCGTTCGCGATGGCGGCAGGCATCACGCTGCACGTCACCTCACGCCGGGGGCGCAACGTGCACCACATCGTCGAGGCGACGTTCAAGGGCCTCGCCCGCTGCCTGCGTGACGCCGTGCGCGTCGAGGGCACGGGTGTGCCCTCCACCAAGGGCGTGCTGTGA
- a CDS encoding co-chaperone GroES — protein MLNDRLLVRIPREDGERRSSGGILIPATAQLSKRLVWAEVVALGQNVRSAEVGDRVLFSPDDRYEVEVQGEDFIMLRERDLHAVAAKRIESHTGLYL, from the coding sequence ATGTTGAACGATCGGCTCTTGGTGCGGATCCCCCGGGAAGACGGCGAGCGCCGCTCTTCGGGCGGCATCCTCATCCCCGCCACCGCGCAGCTCTCCAAGCGCCTGGTCTGGGCCGAGGTCGTCGCCCTCGGGCAGAACGTGCGCTCCGCCGAGGTCGGCGACCGTGTGCTGTTCAGCCCCGACGACCGCTACGAGGTCGAGGTGCAGGGCGAGGACTTCATCATGTTGCGCGAACGTGATCTGCACGCCGTTGCCGCGAAGCGCATCGAATCGCACACCGGGCTGTACCTGTAG
- the mshD gene encoding mycothiol synthase produces MSPADVSTVQDLIAAAERADGHRPLSDHLWLDLARGGRRGFAGLVAWEPGHTHPVAYAQVSRGHGSYALELVVHPHHRYEMDTIGPELVGAALDEVRRSGGGPVHWWVYEPTDAHDRLADRFGLRAGRTLYQMRRDLPLDEKYELATRPFRPGDDEQAWLEVNNRAFRAHAEQGGWDEETLLAREREPWFDPAGFLLHERDGRLAGFCWTKLHLDTTPAMGEIYVIAVGPDFHGLGLGRALTLAGLDSIHRRGVGVGMLYVDADNAPALSLYRRLGFTEHRTDRAYVGVVHPEEGSDQ; encoded by the coding sequence ATGTCGCCAGCCGATGTGTCCACCGTGCAGGACCTGATCGCCGCTGCCGAGCGCGCCGACGGCCATCGCCCTCTCTCGGATCACCTCTGGCTCGACCTCGCTCGGGGCGGGCGCCGCGGGTTCGCCGGGCTCGTCGCGTGGGAGCCCGGCCACACGCACCCGGTCGCCTACGCGCAGGTGTCGCGCGGACACGGCTCCTACGCGCTCGAGCTCGTCGTCCATCCCCACCACCGGTACGAGATGGACACGATCGGACCCGAGCTGGTCGGCGCCGCGCTCGACGAGGTGCGCCGCAGCGGCGGAGGCCCCGTGCACTGGTGGGTCTACGAGCCGACCGACGCGCACGACCGCCTCGCCGACCGGTTCGGGCTGCGCGCCGGGCGCACCCTCTACCAGATGCGCCGTGACCTGCCTCTCGACGAGAAGTACGAGCTCGCCACCCGCCCGTTCCGCCCCGGCGACGACGAGCAGGCGTGGCTCGAGGTGAACAACAGGGCGTTCCGAGCGCACGCCGAGCAGGGCGGATGGGACGAGGAGACGCTGCTCGCCCGCGAGCGGGAGCCGTGGTTCGACCCCGCCGGCTTCCTGCTCCACGAGCGCGACGGCCGCCTCGCCGGGTTCTGCTGGACCAAGCTGCACCTCGACACCACCCCGGCGATGGGCGAGATCTACGTGATCGCCGTCGGCCCCGACTTCCACGGCCTCGGTCTCGGGCGCGCGCTGACGCTCGCCGGCCTCGACAGCATCCACCGCCGCGGTGTCGGCGTCGGCATGCTGTACGTCGACGCCGACAACGCGCCGGCGCTGTCGCTCTACCGCCGGCTGGGCTTCACCGAACACCGCACCGACCGCGCCTACGTGGGCGTCGTCCACCCCGAGGAGGGCTCCGACCAGTGA
- a CDS encoding 1-(5-phosphoribosyl)-5-((5-phosphoribosylamino)methylideneamino)imidazole-4-carboxamide isomerase (catalyzes the formation of 5-(5-phospho-1-deoxyribulos-1-ylamino)methylideneamino-l-(5-hosphoribosyl)imidazole-4-carboxamide from 1-(5-phosphoribosyl)-5-[(5-phosphoribosylamino)methylideneamino] imidazole-4-carboxamide) gives MQLYPAIDVRGGRVVRLRQGDYACETVYGHDPAAVAAGFADEGAQWIHVVDLDAAKTGDPVNRPVVARVVAAVSGRAKVQTGGGVRGRGDAEQLAAAGVHRVVMGSAAVRDPALVSIVADVLPVAVGLDHRGGELAVHGWTQGAGIRLDEALCLYPDAAAFVITDIGRDGMLSGPDVEGLAAATLRTPTPIIASGGVAGLDDLRALAAIPGLGGVITGKALYEGRFTVAEALAVLR, from the coding sequence GTGCAGCTCTACCCGGCGATCGACGTGCGTGGCGGCCGTGTGGTGCGCCTCCGTCAGGGCGACTACGCGTGTGAGACCGTCTACGGCCACGATCCGGCTGCCGTCGCGGCGGGCTTCGCCGACGAGGGGGCGCAGTGGATCCACGTCGTCGACCTCGACGCGGCGAAGACCGGTGACCCGGTGAACCGGCCGGTCGTGGCCCGTGTCGTGGCCGCCGTCTCCGGGCGGGCGAAGGTGCAGACCGGTGGTGGCGTGCGGGGGAGGGGCGACGCCGAACAGCTCGCTGCGGCCGGGGTGCACCGCGTGGTGATGGGCTCCGCCGCCGTGCGCGACCCGGCCCTCGTGAGCATCGTCGCCGACGTGTTGCCGGTCGCGGTCGGCCTCGACCACCGCGGCGGTGAGCTGGCGGTGCACGGCTGGACGCAGGGTGCGGGGATCCGCCTCGACGAAGCGCTCTGCCTCTACCCCGATGCAGCCGCCTTCGTGATCACCGACATCGGCCGTGACGGGATGCTGTCGGGTCCCGACGTCGAGGGGCTCGCCGCGGCCACCTTGCGCACCCCGACGCCGATCATCGCGAGCGGGGGCGTGGCCGGTCTCGACGACCTGCGTGCCCTCGCCGCGATCCCCGGCCTCGGCGGTGTCATCACCGGCAAGGCGCTCTACGAGGGGCGGTTCACCGTCGCCGAGGCGCTGGCGGTGCTGCGATGA
- the hisC gene encoding histidinol-phosphate transaminase — MSGSAAWRRNTRDGLRKEAVAAFSARSTARPRPPWPPSSAVAARCAARVRPRRSRRRDLRGACRDGPPRVPPPARGSGRRLRRSRRARRRSSPTNPRRRRRRTIRGSRGRLAWASPYGGRGNHLPGVGGPSLASLVVIPVPVRDDLRALEGYHSPQVDVAVRLNTNESPVPPPAAFRDAFAAAASQVNWHRYPDRTARELRTAIGALHGVGPEQVFAANGSNEVLQTLLLTYAGPGRTVVTFEPTYQLHAHISRITGARVVEGERARDFSLDVSELRRVVAEAAPHVAFLCSPNNPTGLVEPPAVVHELLGIAPGLVVVDEAYGQFAPWSALDLVDETRPLAVVRTFSKTWSMAAARLGYLVGPSWLVAELDKVALPYHLDAVKQIAGIVAVRFVDDMEDRVRLVVSERERIAATLAELPVDVTPSGANFLLFRPTAVAGHTVWQELLERGVLVRDCSGWPRLAGCLRVTVGTPNENDIFLDALTEVLAR, encoded by the coding sequence ATGTCGGGATCCGCCGCCTGGCGTCGCAATACGCGCGACGGCCTCCGCAAGGAGGCCGTCGCTGCATTTTCCGCCAGGTCTACCGCCCGGCCTCGGCCACCTTGGCCGCCCTCGTCAGCAGTCGCTGCGCGCTGCGCAGCGCGCGTTCGGCCTCGTAGATCGCGGCGACGAGATCTTCGCGGGGCGTGCCGAGATGGCCCACCCCGAGTGCCGCCGCCCGCTCGCGGTAGCGGTCGACGCCTTCGGCGATCGCGGAGAGCTCGGCGGCGGTCGTCGCCGACGAACCCGAGGAGGCGGAGGCGCCGGACGATCCGGGGGAGCCGGGGGCGGTTGGCATGGGCGTCACCATACGGCGGGCGTGGCAATCACCTACCGGGCGTCGGCGGGCCGTCGCTAGCCTCGCTCGTTGTGATCCCGGTGCCGGTGCGCGACGACCTGCGAGCGCTGGAGGGCTATCACTCGCCCCAGGTCGACGTCGCGGTGCGGCTCAACACGAACGAGTCACCCGTACCTCCGCCGGCGGCGTTCCGTGACGCCTTCGCCGCCGCGGCGTCGCAGGTGAACTGGCACCGGTACCCCGACCGCACCGCCCGCGAGCTGCGCACGGCGATCGGCGCCCTCCACGGTGTCGGCCCCGAGCAGGTCTTCGCCGCGAACGGCTCCAACGAGGTGCTCCAGACGCTGCTGCTCACATATGCAGGCCCGGGCCGCACGGTGGTCACGTTCGAGCCCACCTACCAGCTCCACGCCCACATCTCCCGCATCACCGGCGCCCGCGTGGTCGAGGGGGAGCGGGCGCGCGACTTCAGCCTCGACGTCTCCGAGCTGCGCCGCGTGGTGGCCGAGGCCGCACCCCACGTCGCGTTCCTCTGCTCGCCGAACAATCCGACCGGCCTGGTCGAGCCGCCCGCCGTCGTGCACGAGCTGCTCGGCATCGCCCCCGGACTGGTGGTGGTCGACGAGGCATACGGCCAGTTCGCGCCGTGGAGCGCGCTCGATCTCGTCGACGAAACCCGCCCGCTCGCGGTCGTGCGCACGTTCTCGAAGACGTGGAGCATGGCCGCCGCCCGCCTCGGCTACCTCGTCGGCCCATCGTGGCTCGTCGCCGAGCTCGACAAGGTCGCGCTGCCTTACCACCTCGACGCGGTGAAGCAGATCGCCGGCATCGTCGCCGTGCGCTTCGTCGACGACATGGAGGATCGCGTGCGGCTCGTCGTCTCCGAGCGAGAGCGAATCGCCGCCACCCTGGCCGAGCTCCCGGTCGACGTCACCCCGAGCGGCGCCAACTTCTTGCTGTTCCGGCCGACGGCCGTGGCCGGGCACACCGTGTGGCAGGAGCTGCTCGAGCGTGGCGTCCTCGTGCGCGACTGCTCGGGCTGGCCGCGCCTCGCCGGCTGCCTGCGCGTCACGGTCGGCACGCCGAACGAGAACGACATCTTCCTCGACGCCCTCACGGAGGTGCTCGCCCGATGA
- the hisF gene encoding imidazole glycerol phosphate synthase subunit HisF: MRVARVIPCLDVTNGRVVKGTNFVNLRDAGDPVELAARYDTEGADELVFLDITASSDARDTMVDVVARTAEQVFIPFTVGGGIRELEDARRMLRAGADKVSVNTAAVQRPAVLTAIAGEFGAQCVVCAIDAKRRPVPVDGSRFEVYLHGGRTPTGIDAVAWAVEAARCGAGEILLTSMDRDGTKEGFDLELTAAVADAVGVPVIASGGVGTLAHLVEGIRDGRADAVLAASIFHFGEHTVAEAKAAMTAAGICVRPGE, from the coding sequence ATGAGGGTCGCTCGTGTGATCCCGTGCCTCGACGTGACTAACGGACGGGTGGTGAAGGGGACCAACTTCGTCAACCTGCGCGACGCCGGCGATCCGGTGGAGCTGGCCGCCCGTTACGACACGGAGGGCGCCGACGAGCTGGTGTTCCTCGACATCACCGCCTCTTCCGACGCGAGGGACACGATGGTCGACGTCGTCGCCCGCACCGCCGAGCAGGTGTTCATCCCGTTCACCGTCGGGGGCGGGATCCGCGAGCTGGAGGATGCCCGGCGGATGCTGCGCGCCGGTGCCGACAAGGTGAGCGTGAACACCGCCGCCGTGCAGCGCCCGGCGGTGCTCACCGCGATCGCCGGCGAGTTCGGCGCCCAGTGCGTGGTCTGCGCGATCGACGCCAAGCGCCGGCCAGTGCCCGTGGACGGCAGCCGGTTCGAGGTCTACCTGCATGGCGGGCGCACCCCGACCGGCATCGACGCCGTGGCGTGGGCGGTCGAAGCAGCGCGCTGTGGGGCCGGCGAGATCCTGCTCACCTCGATGGACCGCGACGGCACCAAGGAGGGCTTCGACCTGGAGCTGACCGCCGCGGTGGCCGACGCGGTGGGCGTGCCCGTCATCGCGAGCGGTGGGGTCGGCACCCTCGCGCACCTCGTCGAGGGGATCCGCGACGGCCGCGCCGACGCCGTGCTCGCGGCGTCGATCTTCCACTTCGGCGAGCACACCGTCGCCGAGGCGAAAGCGGCGATGACCGCTGCCGGCATCTGCGTGCGCCCGGGGGAGTGA
- the nth gene encoding endonuclease III: MGRPRTAKGRTREVARRLAEEYPDAVCELSHANPFELLTATILSAQTTDARVNMVSPLLFARYPEPDDLAGADPSEVEEIIRSTGFYQAKTKNLIGMANGLVERFGGEVPSSLADLITLPGVGRKTANVVRSVAFDLPGLPVDTHVGRLSRRLGLTTEVDPVKVELELNGHLPARERGAFSLRMILHGRRVCFARSPRCDLCVMADFCPSAGGLGPGRVLHGNG, encoded by the coding sequence ATGGGCAGACCGCGCACGGCCAAGGGCCGCACCCGCGAGGTGGCGCGCCGCCTCGCCGAGGAGTACCCCGACGCCGTTTGCGAGCTGTCCCACGCCAACCCGTTCGAGCTGCTCACGGCGACGATCCTTTCCGCGCAAACCACCGACGCGCGGGTCAACATGGTCAGCCCGTTGCTCTTCGCGCGCTATCCAGAACCCGACGACCTGGCCGGTGCGGACCCGTCGGAGGTGGAAGAGATCATCCGCTCGACGGGCTTCTACCAGGCGAAGACGAAGAACCTGATCGGCATGGCCAACGGCCTCGTCGAGCGGTTCGGGGGTGAGGTGCCGTCCTCCCTCGCCGACCTGATCACCCTGCCCGGAGTCGGCCGCAAGACGGCGAACGTGGTGCGTTCGGTGGCCTTCGACCTGCCCGGCCTACCCGTCGACACCCACGTCGGACGGCTGTCACGCAGGCTGGGGCTGACCACTGAGGTTGACCCGGTGAAGGTCGAGTTGGAGCTGAACGGACATCTCCCCGCTCGCGAGCGCGGTGCGTTCAGCTTGCGGATGATCCTGCATGGACGCCGGGTGTGCTTTGCCCGCTCACCGCGCTGCGACCTGTGCGTCATGGCCGACTTCTGCCCCTCGGCAGGGGGCCTCGGACCGGGAAGAGTGCTCCACGGCAACGGTTGA
- a CDS encoding VOC family protein, protein MTDRVATIGSVVINVVDFEKEKAFWTALLGVGVGMEFPGFCWLEPQHEGGIQVALQQVADPTPGRNRLHIDTGVDDLDAAEARIVILGGAKLEDHEIAGFRWRVMADPEGNEFCIAIHPG, encoded by the coding sequence ATGACCGATCGAGTAGCCACCATCGGCAGCGTCGTCATCAACGTCGTCGACTTCGAGAAGGAAAAGGCGTTCTGGACCGCCCTCCTCGGCGTCGGCGTGGGAATGGAGTTCCCCGGCTTCTGCTGGCTCGAGCCCCAGCACGAGGGCGGGATCCAGGTCGCTCTGCAGCAGGTGGCCGACCCGACCCCGGGCCGCAACCGCCTCCACATCGACACCGGCGTCGACGACCTCGACGCGGCAGAAGCGCGGATCGTGATCCTCGGCGGCGCGAAGCTGGAAGACCACGAGATCGCCGGATTCCGCTGGCGCGTGATGGCCGACCCGGAAGGCAACGAGTTCTGCATCGCGATCCATCCCGGCTGA
- the hisH gene encoding imidazole glycerol phosphate synthase subunit HisH gives MIAVLDYGIGNLRSAQKALQRIGADARLTADADLIASADAVVLPGVGAFGACMKALRAVGLEAPALAAVRSGRPFLGICVGMQMLFDGSEEEPGVAGLGVLAGTVRWIPAGVKRPQMQWNRLDLRADDPMFVGIGDRPWLYFVHSLHGVPTDSDVVVATCEYGGDLNAAFRLGNVFATQFHPEKSGETGLTLLANFVESVRRPVRV, from the coding sequence CTGATCGCCGTCCTCGACTACGGCATCGGCAACCTGCGCTCGGCCCAGAAGGCCCTGCAGCGCATCGGTGCCGACGCGCGCCTCACTGCCGATGCCGACCTGATCGCGTCCGCGGACGCGGTGGTGCTGCCCGGCGTCGGGGCGTTCGGGGCGTGCATGAAGGCCTTGCGCGCGGTGGGTCTGGAAGCGCCCGCACTTGCCGCCGTGAGATCGGGCCGGCCGTTCCTCGGGATCTGCGTCGGGATGCAGATGCTGTTCGACGGCAGCGAGGAGGAGCCCGGCGTGGCCGGGCTCGGCGTGCTAGCCGGCACCGTGCGATGGATCCCGGCCGGGGTGAAGCGACCGCAGATGCAGTGGAACCGCCTCGACCTGCGTGCCGACGATCCGATGTTCGTAGGCATCGGTGACCGGCCGTGGCTGTACTTCGTGCACTCGCTGCACGGGGTGCCCACCGACAGCGACGTCGTCGTCGCCACGTGCGAGTACGGCGGCGACCTGAACGCCGCGTTCAGGCTGGGCAACGTGTTCGCGACCCAGTTCCACCCGGAGAAGTCCGGGGAGACGGGGCTCACGCTGCTCGCCAACTTCGTCGAGAGTGTGCGCCGGCCGGTGCGGGTGTGA
- a CDS encoding aldo/keto reductase encodes MEYRRLGRSGLRLSVLSFGSWVTFDAQMKDDAAMESMQAAWDAGCNFFDNAEAYAGGESEAIMGRVLAELGWARQSFVLSTKFFWGIDGDMPNMRNTLNRKYLMHAIDGSLERLQTDFLDLVYCHRADPNTPMEETVWAMSDIVSSGKALYWGTSEWTADEIVDAIAVAERHHLHKPVMEQPQYNLLERRRVEREYARVFQEHGYGSTIWSPLASGLLTGKYRDGVPEGSRGGLPGYGWLADRLTDERALAKVERLRPIADELGCTLAQLSLAWCTKNPNVSTVITGASRASQVVENFAALDVIPLLTEDVMARIGEAVA; translated from the coding sequence ATGGAGTACCGCCGCCTCGGGCGGTCCGGTCTGCGCCTGTCCGTGCTCTCGTTCGGGAGCTGGGTCACCTTCGACGCGCAGATGAAGGACGACGCGGCGATGGAGTCGATGCAGGCCGCGTGGGACGCCGGCTGCAACTTCTTCGACAACGCAGAGGCGTACGCCGGCGGCGAGAGCGAGGCGATCATGGGCCGCGTGCTGGCCGAGCTCGGCTGGGCGCGCCAATCGTTCGTGCTGTCGACGAAGTTCTTCTGGGGCATCGACGGCGACATGCCGAACATGCGCAACACGTTGAATCGCAAGTACCTGATGCATGCCATCGACGGTTCGCTGGAGCGTCTGCAGACCGACTTCTTGGACCTCGTCTACTGCCACCGCGCGGATCCGAATACCCCGATGGAGGAAACGGTGTGGGCGATGAGCGACATCGTCTCCTCCGGCAAGGCGCTCTACTGGGGCACGAGCGAGTGGACCGCCGACGAGATCGTCGACGCGATCGCCGTGGCCGAGCGTCATCACCTGCACAAGCCGGTGATGGAGCAGCCGCAGTACAACCTGTTGGAGCGCCGCCGTGTGGAGCGCGAATACGCCCGGGTGTTCCAAGAGCACGGCTACGGGTCCACCATCTGGAGCCCACTCGCCTCGGGGTTGCTCACCGGCAAGTACCGCGACGGCGTGCCGGAGGGCTCGCGCGGTGGGCTGCCCGGCTACGGCTGGCTGGCCGATCGGCTGACGGACGAGCGGGCCCTCGCGAAGGTCGAGCGACTGCGCCCGATCGCCGACGAACTCGGGTGCACCCTCGCCCAGCTCTCGCTTGCCTGGTGCACGAAGAATCCGAACGTGTCGACCGTCATCACCGGCGCGAGCCGGGCGAGCCAGGTGGTCGAGAACTTCGCCGCACTCGACGTGATCCCGCTCCTGACCGAAGATGTGATGGCCCGCATCGGCGAAGCCGTCGCTTGA